The region TTTACCTATGTATCACGTTTGAAGTTGTCTTGTCTAAATATCTAATGTGATTTTATTGTGTCTTTACACTATAAGTATTCAGGTTACTAACAGTCAagttaacattgatttgaatcaatgcaCATTATTTATGTTGGGTACTAGAAGGATTTTGTTATGGGTATCAAGTATGTAAGAAACCATGGATATTGATGATTGTAATCAAGAAACTTCCTAATTATCATTTGTTAACAGTGAATTGCTGCACAGGttgaaaaggaaaggaaagctGACCAATGTAGCCTTGGAGAATCTTCTTGGTCCATACATCGAGACACTGAACTTAGAGGGAGCCCTAATCACACAGAAAGCACCTAAGATCATCACTCAACAATGTCCCAACCTCCGCAACCTTAACCTCAAGGATTGTGGGTATGTCATCACGGATCATGTGCTGACTTTCCTCATGAAGGTATGAAGATTTGATGTGGTTTTCGATGCATTTGCTTTCTAAAGAATATTATAAGGACAATTATGTATTTCATCCCATCTGCAGGAACCAATAGAAAATAATCAGGTCAATAAACAATTGAGAGGAAATTTGGCAACTTGCAcaattaattaaaatatgattAGTAGAAGCTGGGAcataaaataagaatatatgtgtttaaattcctttatttcatattaaatttTTCACAGTTTCTAAATGTTTTCATGGACCTCAGATATGATTGTTATTGGGCACTGGATACCTTCTTCCAAATTGTTTAACTCTATAGAGGCTAATGGAAgagaatatattattttatttcattctaaaTTTATCACTTGTTTCCCCATCTTCTacctctccttttcccctctatCTTCCTCCCAACACTTTCCATCAATGTCtgttttctctccttttctttccctttttccttcttaaatTTTGTCTCCTGCTCTTCCTCCCTcattccctcttttttcttttatccctTTCATCTCATTTCCTGACTCTTTTCATTccactctttctttctctttgtcacTCTTTCTCTTAATTtgctttctcttctttccttatatcccttccctctctctctgcctCTCTCTTCCATGCACCCTCacactttctctttctcctgaTTCCTTCCTTCAGAGACTTCCAGATCTCAGGGTCTTAAACCTGTCCAACTGCAACCACCTGACAGGCAAGTCCTTGCGTACCATACCCAAACACCTCCCACACCTTCAGATCCTCAACCTAACCTTGGTCAAGAGCGTTTCTGAGAGCGACCTGCTGGCGATCATTGAGGGATGTTACAATCTGGAGAAGATTATGTTTTTTGCTGTCAAGCTTTCACTGTCTGATGAAGCCTGTATCAGGATTGCCAAAGTGTGTGGAGAGAGACCACTCAAGGTTATGTATGACAATAACAGTGTCAGTTGATCTTCTACTGCAGTAACTATATGAGATGATGGAACGGTTTTGGATACCAATAACCATGCAGGTTAATGGAACAGTTTTGATGGCTATGTGCATATGAGTTAGTGGATACTTTTCAGGC is a window of Lytechinus variegatus isolate NC3 chromosome 2, Lvar_3.0, whole genome shotgun sequence DNA encoding:
- the LOC121409218 gene encoding uncharacterized protein LOC121409218 is translated as MSQEITREVDEDHEKENDQFKHSERLGKKLAYLLRYGAKQEGLSVCPQGYVKLNDLVQVSLLKWYKTEEVLQEIQSSKSFNGKRRYEDKKENNTVYVRASYNRRFERNPYHEETKVPRLLESCMQYICTNIKDYSLEDCPDEFLVNELLHRLKRKGKLTNVALENLLGPYIETLNLEGALITQKAPKIITQQCPNLRNLNLKDCGYVITDHVLTFLMKRLPDLRVLNLSNCNHLTGKSLRTIPKHLPHLQILNLTLVKSVSESDLLAIIEGCYNLEKIMFFAVKLSLSDEACIRIAKVCGERPLKVMYDNNSVS